From a single Candoia aspera isolate rCanAsp1 chromosome 2, rCanAsp1.hap2, whole genome shotgun sequence genomic region:
- the LPL gene encoding lipoprotein lipase isoform X2, translated as MCRTALLAALWVWSCCLVALCGKSASQSIAVSRNITEKKKDFSGIESKFSLRIPEKPGEDVCHLVPGQETSVADCNFNHTSKTFMVIHGWMEQFSYSVDKVHLLGYSLGAHAAGIAGSLTNKKINRITGLDPAGPHFEYAEASKRLSPDDAVFVDVLHTNTRGSPDRSIGIQKPVGHIDIYPNGGGFQPGCDIAAALRLIAQKGFQNADQLVKCSHERSIHLFIDSLLYEEKPIMAYRCNSKQTFERGLCLSCRKNRCNNLGYKVKRVRSKRNSKMYLKTRAYAPYKVFHFQVKVHFFGILNITKRNQPFRISFYGTKKESENIAFVMPEVSTNKTSSFLVYTEVDIGDLLMVKLQWEKDSFFSLENWWDTPEFSIRVVRIKSGETQKKLVFCSPSGFSSLQKGGEAAEFMRCHEKKHNATDS; from the exons gaaacattacagaaaagaagaaagacttCAGTGGTATTGAGAGTAAATTTTCTTTAAGGATACCTGAGAAGCCTGGTGAAGATGTTTGTCATCTAGTTCCTGGACAGGAAACAAGTGTAGCTGATTGCAACTTCAATCATACCAGTAAAACTTTTATGGTTATACATGGATGGATG GAGCAGTTTAGTTATTCTGTTGACAAAGTCCATTTGCTGGGATACAGCCTTGGTGCCCATGCTGCTGGCATTGCTGGAAGTCTGACTAATAAAAAGATTAATAGAATTACTG GTTTAGATCCTGCTGGGCCTCACTTTGAATATGCTGAGGCATCTAAGCGCCTTTCTCCAGATGATGCCGTCTTCGTAGATGTCTTGCATACTAACACAAGGGGCTCCCCAGATCGCAGTATTGGCATACAGAAGCCTGTTGGCCACATTGATATCTATCCCAATGGAGGTGGCTTCCAGCCAGGTTGTGATATAGCAGCAGCCCTGCGCCTGATTGCTCAGAAAGGGTTTCAGA ATGCGGATCAGCTGGTAAAATGCTCTCATGAACGTTCCATCCACCTCTTCATTGATTCCCTGTTGTATGAAGAAAAACCAATAATGGCATACCGATGCAACTCAAAACAAACATTTGAAAGAGGTCTCTGCTTGAGCTGCAGAAAGAATCGTTGCAATAATTTAGGCTATAAAGTCAAAAGAGTAAGAAGCAAGAGGAACAGCAAAATGTATCTAAAGACCCGTGCATACGCTCCTTATAAAG TCTTCCATTTCCAGGTCAAGGTACATTTTTTTGGAATATTGAACATAACCAAGAGAAACCAACCATTCCGTATTTCTTTCTATGGCActaagaaggaaagtgaaaacatAGCATTTGTAAT gccTGAGGTCTCCACCAACAAAACAAGTTCCTTCCTAGTATATACCGAAGTTGATATTGGAGATCTGCTTATGGTAAAACTGCAGTGGGAGAAagattcttttttcagtttggaaAACTGGTGGGATACCCCTGAATTTAGCATACGAGTTGTCAGAATCAAGTCTGGAGAAACCCAGAAAAa GTTGGTGTTCTGCTCTCCGAGTGGATTCTCCTCCCTCCAAAAAGGGGGTGAAGCTGCAGAATTTATGAGATGTCATGAGAAAAAACATAATGCCACAGATTCATG a
- the LPL gene encoding lipoprotein lipase isoform X1, producing the protein MCRTALLAALWVWSCCLVALCGKSASQSIAVSRNITEKKKDFSGIESKFSLRIPEKPGEDVCHLVPGQETSVADCNFNHTSKTFMVIHGWMVVGMFESWVPELVKALYNREPDSNVIVINWLARASLHYTVSADFTQQVGEDIAAFVDWMEEQFSYSVDKVHLLGYSLGAHAAGIAGSLTNKKINRITGLDPAGPHFEYAEASKRLSPDDAVFVDVLHTNTRGSPDRSIGIQKPVGHIDIYPNGGGFQPGCDIAAALRLIAQKGFQNADQLVKCSHERSIHLFIDSLLYEEKPIMAYRCNSKQTFERGLCLSCRKNRCNNLGYKVKRVRSKRNSKMYLKTRAYAPYKVFHFQVKVHFFGILNITKRNQPFRISFYGTKKESENIAFVMPEVSTNKTSSFLVYTEVDIGDLLMVKLQWEKDSFFSLENWWDTPEFSIRVVRIKSGETQKKLVFCSPSGFSSLQKGGEAAEFMRCHEKKHNATDS; encoded by the exons gaaacattacagaaaagaagaaagacttCAGTGGTATTGAGAGTAAATTTTCTTTAAGGATACCTGAGAAGCCTGGTGAAGATGTTTGTCATCTAGTTCCTGGACAGGAAACAAGTGTAGCTGATTGCAACTTCAATCATACCAGTAAAACTTTTATGGTTATACATGGATGGATG GTGGTTGGCATGTTTGAGAGCTGGGTTCCTGAGCTGGTGAAGGCACTGTATAACAGGGAGCCTGATTCTAATGTCATTGTGATTAACTGGCTAGCTCGGGCCAGTTTACATTATACAGTGTCCGCAGACTTCACACAGCAGGTGGGAGAAGATATTGCTGCATTTGTTGATTGGATGGAG GAGCAGTTTAGTTATTCTGTTGACAAAGTCCATTTGCTGGGATACAGCCTTGGTGCCCATGCTGCTGGCATTGCTGGAAGTCTGACTAATAAAAAGATTAATAGAATTACTG GTTTAGATCCTGCTGGGCCTCACTTTGAATATGCTGAGGCATCTAAGCGCCTTTCTCCAGATGATGCCGTCTTCGTAGATGTCTTGCATACTAACACAAGGGGCTCCCCAGATCGCAGTATTGGCATACAGAAGCCTGTTGGCCACATTGATATCTATCCCAATGGAGGTGGCTTCCAGCCAGGTTGTGATATAGCAGCAGCCCTGCGCCTGATTGCTCAGAAAGGGTTTCAGA ATGCGGATCAGCTGGTAAAATGCTCTCATGAACGTTCCATCCACCTCTTCATTGATTCCCTGTTGTATGAAGAAAAACCAATAATGGCATACCGATGCAACTCAAAACAAACATTTGAAAGAGGTCTCTGCTTGAGCTGCAGAAAGAATCGTTGCAATAATTTAGGCTATAAAGTCAAAAGAGTAAGAAGCAAGAGGAACAGCAAAATGTATCTAAAGACCCGTGCATACGCTCCTTATAAAG TCTTCCATTTCCAGGTCAAGGTACATTTTTTTGGAATATTGAACATAACCAAGAGAAACCAACCATTCCGTATTTCTTTCTATGGCActaagaaggaaagtgaaaacatAGCATTTGTAAT gccTGAGGTCTCCACCAACAAAACAAGTTCCTTCCTAGTATATACCGAAGTTGATATTGGAGATCTGCTTATGGTAAAACTGCAGTGGGAGAAagattcttttttcagtttggaaAACTGGTGGGATACCCCTGAATTTAGCATACGAGTTGTCAGAATCAAGTCTGGAGAAACCCAGAAAAa GTTGGTGTTCTGCTCTCCGAGTGGATTCTCCTCCCTCCAAAAAGGGGGTGAAGCTGCAGAATTTATGAGATGTCATGAGAAAAAACATAATGCCACAGATTCATG a